One Yoonia sp. BS5-3 genomic window carries:
- a CDS encoding ABC transporter ATP-binding protein, whose product MAPPTPKPGQESTQSAFTLFWWLWKDYLRHHKKLLIFAMLLMAIEGSTLALLSRMVQPMFDDVFNAGNTSALYWVGLGIMVIFILRAITSSGQKILMTLVKERAAGAMRRTLLRHLMGLDSAFYQTNPPGQLIERVQGDVSSINSVWSSIVTALGRDLVSLVGLMGVALWIDWRWTLLAIVGIPLLVLPSLLVQAYIRRRARNAREIAGRISTRLDEVFHGINPIKLNALEEYQAQRYDALIDEGIDANVKTATGQAAVPALIDIMTGIGFLGVLIYGGSEIIAGDKTDGEFMAFFTAMGLAFDPLRRLGAMSGQWQMAAASVERLQYVLNLKPTITSPAQPKPAPKGAPEITLQDVHMNYGDLPVLNGASFVAKAGKTTALVGASGAGKSTVFNVLTRLVEPHSGLVKINDLAIDTLNLAELRGLFSVVSQDAALFDETVRDNIVLGRTDLDETALQPVLDAAHISDFLPKLSGGLDGLAGPRGSNLSGGQRQRVAIGRALLRDTPILLLDEATSALDTKSEAIVQSALEQLSEGRTTLVIAHRLSTIRNADSIVVMDQGQVIDQGTHDALLERGGIYADLYNMQFKRNEEDSND is encoded by the coding sequence ATGGCACCCCCTACCCCAAAACCTGGACAAGAAAGCACGCAATCTGCCTTCACGCTGTTTTGGTGGCTGTGGAAGGATTATCTGCGGCATCACAAGAAGTTACTGATCTTTGCGATGTTGCTGATGGCCATCGAAGGATCCACCCTGGCGCTGCTTAGCCGGATGGTGCAACCGATGTTTGACGACGTGTTCAACGCCGGAAACACATCCGCGCTTTACTGGGTGGGCCTTGGGATCATGGTGATCTTTATCCTGCGGGCGATCACGTCATCAGGGCAGAAAATCCTGATGACCTTGGTCAAGGAACGGGCCGCCGGGGCGATGCGACGCACGCTGCTGCGGCATCTGATGGGGCTGGACAGTGCCTTTTACCAGACCAATCCGCCAGGGCAGCTGATTGAGCGGGTGCAGGGCGATGTCAGCTCAATCAATTCAGTCTGGAGCAGCATCGTCACCGCGCTTGGGCGCGATCTAGTCTCGCTTGTTGGCTTGATGGGCGTGGCCCTTTGGATCGACTGGCGCTGGACACTGCTGGCCATTGTGGGCATTCCGCTTTTGGTGCTGCCATCACTGCTGGTGCAGGCCTATATCCGGCGCCGGGCGCGCAACGCGCGCGAGATCGCCGGGCGGATTTCAACACGGCTGGATGAAGTCTTTCACGGGATCAACCCGATCAAACTCAACGCCCTGGAAGAGTATCAGGCACAACGCTATGACGCCCTGATCGATGAAGGGATCGACGCCAATGTAAAGACAGCCACCGGTCAAGCCGCCGTGCCCGCGTTGATCGACATCATGACAGGGATCGGCTTTCTGGGTGTGCTGATCTATGGCGGCTCCGAGATTATCGCTGGCGACAAGACCGATGGCGAATTCATGGCGTTTTTTACCGCGATGGGGCTTGCCTTTGATCCGCTACGCAGGCTTGGCGCGATGAGCGGGCAATGGCAGATGGCCGCCGCCAGCGTGGAGCGTTTGCAATATGTGCTGAACCTCAAACCGACGATCACCTCGCCAGCCCAACCCAAGCCAGCCCCCAAGGGCGCGCCTGAAATAACCTTGCAAGACGTGCATATGAACTATGGCGACCTGCCTGTGCTCAACGGGGCCAGCTTTGTGGCAAAGGCGGGGAAAACCACAGCGTTGGTTGGCGCATCGGGGGCCGGGAAAAGCACCGTTTTCAACGTGCTGACCCGGCTGGTTGAACCGCATAGCGGCCTTGTCAAGATCAACGATCTGGCAATCGACACGCTCAACCTGGCAGAGCTGCGCGGTCTCTTTTCGGTGGTGTCGCAAGATGCGGCGCTCTTTGATGAAACGGTGCGCGATAACATCGTGCTGGGCCGGACCGATCTGGATGAGACCGCATTGCAGCCGGTGCTTGATGCGGCGCATATCAGCGATTTTCTCCCCAAGCTTTCGGGGGGGCTTGATGGGCTGGCGGGGCCGCGCGGGTCAAACCTGTCAGGCGGGCAGCGGCAACGGGTGGCCATCGGACGGGCACTGTTACGCGACACGCCCATCCTGCTGCTGGACGAAGCCACCAGCGCGCTGGACACCAAATCAGAAGCCATCGTGCAATCGGCGCTGGAACAGCTGTCCGAAGGGCGGACAACGCTGGTCATTGCGCATAGGCTCTCAACCATTCGCAATGCAGACAGCATCGTTGTGATGGATCAGGGGCAAGTCATCGATCAAGGTACGCATGACGCGCTTCTTGAACGGGGCGGCATCTATGCCGATCTCTATAACATGCAGTTCAAACGGAATGAGGAGGACAGCAATGACTGA
- a CDS encoding aminotransferase class V-fold PLP-dependent enzyme: protein MSLSNGRAYLAIPGPSVMPDAVLQAMHRPSPNIYEGELHDLTASLIPDLKSVAMTDQNVAIYIGNGHAAWEAALANVLSRGDTVLVLVTGLFGNGWGAIAAGLGVQIETIDFGAQSPIDPDRVAAHLAADTEGRIKAVLAVHVDTSTSVKSDIAALRAAMDKVGHPALLMADCIASLGCDRFEMDAWGVDVMVSGCQKGLMTPAGISFVWFNAKADAAWGDCVTNYWDWRPRIDPAVYYQYFAGTAPTHHLYGLRAALDLIKDEGLDEVFARHAQLARAVWAACDRWGADGPLSLNVADPDSRSHAVTSVGIGSPLGDTLRRWCESKCGLTLGIGLGRDPADGYFRIGHMGHVNGHMIMGALGTIDAGLKALAIPHGSGALEAASQVIAEG from the coding sequence ATGTCCCTTTCAAACGGTCGCGCCTATCTTGCTATTCCTGGTCCTTCGGTCATGCCAGATGCGGTTTTGCAGGCCATGCACCGCCCATCGCCCAATATTTATGAAGGCGAATTGCATGATCTGACCGCCAGTTTGATCCCGGATCTGAAATCCGTTGCGATGACCGATCAGAATGTCGCTATTTACATCGGCAATGGCCATGCCGCGTGGGAGGCCGCATTGGCCAATGTGCTCTCACGTGGCGATACGGTGCTTGTGTTGGTCACGGGGCTTTTCGGAAATGGCTGGGGTGCGATCGCTGCCGGTTTGGGGGTGCAGATCGAAACCATCGACTTTGGCGCCCAATCCCCGATTGACCCGGATCGTGTTGCTGCACACTTGGCCGCTGACACCGAAGGGCGTATCAAGGCCGTGCTGGCCGTGCATGTCGATACGTCAACCAGTGTCAAAAGCGATATTGCCGCTTTGCGCGCCGCGATGGACAAGGTCGGGCATCCGGCGCTTTTGATGGCCGATTGCATCGCCTCGCTGGGCTGCGACCGCTTTGAAATGGATGCCTGGGGCGTCGATGTGATGGTCTCGGGCTGCCAGAAAGGGTTGATGACCCCGGCGGGGATCAGCTTTGTCTGGTTCAACGCCAAGGCCGATGCTGCCTGGGGGGATTGTGTGACCAATTATTGGGATTGGCGCCCGCGTATCGATCCGGCGGTTTATTATCAGTATTTTGCCGGTACAGCGCCGACCCATCATCTTTATGGTCTGCGCGCCGCCCTGGATTTGATCAAGGATGAGGGGTTGGATGAGGTCTTTGCCCGCCATGCCCAGCTGGCGCGCGCTGTGTGGGCGGCCTGCGACAGATGGGGCGCGGATGGGCCACTATCCCTGAATGTGGCTGACCCTGACAGCCGGTCTCATGCGGTGACATCGGTTGGTATTGGATCGCCCTTGGGAGATACGTTGCGCCGCTGGTGCGAGAGCAAATGCGGGTTGACCCTGGGCATCGGACTGGGCCGCGATCCGGCTGATGGCTATTTCCGCATTGGCCATATGGGCCATGTGAACGGCCATATGATCATGGGGGCGCTTGGCACGATAGATGCGGGGCTGAAAGCGCTGGCTATTCCGCACGGATCGGGCGCACTTGAGGCGGCATCGCAGGTGATTGCGGAAGGGTGA
- a CDS encoding GSCFA domain-containing protein has product MNASPYSKMPPAAFWRNSVAEAGIFGLTDLWKSPWTLPKNATFATYGSCFAQHISRALVARKMNWINAEAAPGRTPTAIAKKYNYGIFSSRTGNIYTAAQMLTWARLAAEIESIDTVELWTDKDGRVHDMLRPGIEPSGCKDDASTRLSLQSTQRAFLRSIKEADVFVFTLGLTEGWVNKQTGQAYTLCPGTSVGAFDPEVHAFKNYTYPEIHADLVTAFDILKTINPDIHILLTVSPVPLVATASGGHVLVATQYSKSVLRAVAGDLAQEHAHIDYFPSYEIIASPPSRAAFFEPDMRSVAPQGVEYVMSHFFGGLSFSNVARQAGGIPTADVEEQSLAEMAAEDLVCEEILLEKFNDN; this is encoded by the coding sequence ATGAATGCCTCGCCCTATAGCAAAATGCCGCCTGCCGCATTCTGGCGAAACAGCGTGGCAGAAGCGGGTATCTTTGGGCTGACAGACCTTTGGAAATCACCATGGACGCTGCCCAAGAATGCGACCTTTGCGACATATGGATCGTGTTTTGCCCAGCATATCAGCCGTGCACTGGTTGCCCGGAAAATGAATTGGATCAATGCAGAAGCCGCACCTGGGCGGACACCAACAGCAATTGCCAAGAAATATAACTACGGTATCTTCTCATCGCGCACAGGAAACATTTACACGGCAGCGCAAATGCTGACCTGGGCGCGGCTTGCCGCTGAAATTGAATCAATAGACACGGTTGAGTTATGGACGGACAAGGACGGCCGCGTTCATGATATGCTTAGACCAGGCATTGAACCGTCGGGGTGCAAAGACGATGCATCAACGCGCCTATCGCTGCAATCAACGCAGCGCGCCTTCTTACGGTCGATCAAAGAGGCTGACGTTTTCGTCTTCACGCTGGGGCTGACGGAAGGATGGGTCAATAAGCAAACCGGCCAGGCCTACACCCTTTGTCCGGGAACTTCAGTCGGTGCATTTGACCCGGAGGTTCATGCGTTCAAGAATTACACCTACCCGGAAATCCACGCTGATTTGGTGACCGCTTTTGATATCTTAAAGACGATCAACCCGGATATTCACATCCTCTTGACGGTCTCCCCTGTACCGTTGGTTGCGACAGCCTCGGGTGGGCATGTTTTAGTGGCCACGCAATATTCAAAATCAGTCTTACGGGCCGTTGCAGGAGACCTTGCACAAGAACACGCCCATATCGACTATTTTCCCAGTTACGAAATCATCGCCTCTCCGCCATCACGCGCTGCGTTTTTCGAACCAGACATGCGTTCGGTGGCACCCCAAGGGGTCGAATATGTCATGTCTCATTTCTTCGGTGGACTAAGCTTTTCAAATGTTGCGCGACAAGCCGGAGGCATACCGACCGCGGATGTCGAAGAGCAGTCCCTCGCCGAAATGGCGGCTGAAGATCTTGTATGTGAAGAAATTCTCTTGGAAAAATTCAATGACAATTGA
- a CDS encoding pyridoxal phosphate-dependent aminotransferase, producing MTKVALTPLAQSLPASVPFVGPEAQERAQGFPFKARLGANESTFGPSPKAIAAMQKAASEVWMYGDPESHDLRQALAAHHQIAPENIMIGEGIDTLLGVLVRLYVTAGDAVVTSAGAYPTFNYHVAGFGGTLHTVPYKNDHEDPDALIAKAREVGAKLIYIANPDNPMGTWHNAARMQQMIDAVPAGCLLVLDEAYIELAPEGTAPAINTSADNVIRMRTFSKAHGMAGARVGYAIGAPDIIQGFNKVRNHFGMSRISQAGALAALRDDGWLGHIREEVSKSRERIIQIAAENGLQTLPSATNFVAIDCGRNGDFASRVLANLITAGVFVRMPFVAPQNRCIRISCGTAAQMDIFAAALPGALQAAHDNLG from the coding sequence ATGACCAAAGTTGCTCTTACACCGCTCGCCCAATCGCTTCCCGCATCCGTCCCTTTTGTGGGGCCCGAGGCGCAGGAACGCGCCCAAGGCTTCCCATTCAAGGCGCGACTGGGGGCCAATGAAAGCACCTTCGGCCCCTCCCCCAAAGCTATCGCCGCCATGCAAAAAGCCGCCTCCGAGGTCTGGATGTACGGCGACCCCGAAAGCCACGATCTGCGGCAGGCCCTTGCAGCACATCACCAAATCGCCCCCGAAAACATCATGATCGGCGAAGGAATCGACACGCTGCTTGGGGTGCTCGTGCGGCTCTACGTGACGGCAGGCGACGCGGTTGTGACCTCTGCCGGGGCCTACCCGACCTTCAACTACCACGTCGCAGGCTTCGGCGGCACGCTGCACACGGTGCCCTACAAGAACGACCATGAAGACCCCGACGCATTGATCGCCAAAGCACGGGAAGTCGGCGCAAAACTGATCTACATCGCCAACCCCGACAACCCGATGGGCACATGGCACAACGCGGCGCGCATGCAGCAGATGATCGACGCGGTGCCAGCGGGCTGCCTGCTGGTACTCGATGAAGCCTACATCGAACTGGCCCCCGAAGGGACAGCACCCGCCATCAACACCAGCGCAGACAATGTGATCCGGATGCGGACATTCTCCAAGGCACATGGGATGGCCGGGGCACGGGTTGGCTATGCGATTGGCGCGCCCGACATCATCCAAGGCTTTAACAAAGTGCGCAATCATTTTGGGATGTCACGGATCAGCCAGGCGGGGGCGCTTGCCGCGCTTCGTGATGATGGCTGGCTTGGGCATATCCGTGAAGAGGTCAGCAAATCGCGGGAACGGATTATCCAAATCGCGGCAGAAAACGGGCTGCAAACCCTGCCCTCAGCGACCAATTTTGTCGCGATTGATTGTGGGCGAAACGGTGATTTTGCAAGCCGTGTGTTGGCCAATCTGATTACGGCCGGGGTGTTTGTACGGATGCCATTTGTGGCGCCGCAGAACCGCTGCATCCGGATCAGCTGCGGGACGGCTGCGCAAATGGATATCTTTGCCGCAGCCTTGCCCGGCGCATTGCAGGCGGCACACGATAATTTAGGATGA
- a CDS encoding Tat pathway signal protein, with translation MKVSRRGFLVSSGAAVALRAVPQVAKPGGRRILTLVYDKGLGMMRAVERVVR, from the coding sequence GTGAAGGTAAGCAGACGTGGGTTTTTAGTGAGTTCCGGGGCCGCTGTTGCGCTACGCGCTGTGCCGCAGGTGGCCAAGCCGGGTGGGCGTCGGATTTTGACGCTGGTCTATGACAAAGGGCTTGGCATGATGCGGGCGGTTGAGCGGGTTGTGCGGTGA
- a CDS encoding valine--tRNA ligase, translating to MPMEKTFDAKTAEPRIYKMWEEAGAFRAGANATRDETFTIMLPPPNVTGHLHVGHAFSQTLMDILTRWKRMQGYDTLWQPGLDHAGIAVQLMVEKHLAETQQPKRTDLGREKFLEKVWEWKADNGGMIEQQGRRLGNSLDWERSAFTMSGAESAPAGEKPGNFHDAVLKVFVDMYNKGLIYRGKRLVNWDPHFETAISDLEVENIEVDGHMWHFKYPLAGGETYEYVEKDEDGNVTLRETRDYIAIATTRPETMLGDGAVAVNPKDERYAPIVGKLCEIPVGPKEQRRLIPIITDTYPDMDFGSGAVKITGAHDFNDYEVAKRGNIPMYALMDTKGHMRADGRSYAEEAATAQRIANGEQAFDENMIAAMNMVPEEYRGLDRFEARKKVIADITAEGNAVMIPNPRRVGDNPREDQPDEPEFIPFVENKKIMQPFGDRSKVVIEPALTDQWFVDAGKVVGPALDAVKEGRTKIMPESGEKVYYHWLENIEPWCISRQLWWGHQIPVWTAMVPHRDGTVGTHQVSVGGNISRQRAKDFLDANRPDEEAAGGKYTPGGILTMEICAASIDEAKEAISKVWMDRAGYLPDELVELESDPGEWPLINVPEYALKPGLFAPMWRDPDVLDTWFSSGLWPFGTLGWPEQTDELAKYFPGDVLVTGQDILFFWVARMMMMSEAVMDDIPFHTVYLHQLVRDAQGKKMSKTTGNVIDPLDMIDAYGADALRFSNAQMAALGGVLKISEDRIKGYRNFTTKLWNAFSFADHYAIPYPGDPAKPEATQTLNKWIIGEVGKVREVVDAALEAYRFNDAADALYAFTWGKVCDWYLEFSKPILQGEDAAAKLETEQTLRWVLDQCLILLHPIMPFITEELWGLAGSRAKMLVHADWPTYGAEMVDADADREMNWVIGLIDNVRSARAQVHVPAGAKVPLLVTGLDAKGQSAWDNNHVLIQRLARIESLEHVDAFPKGCVTIPMDGGTFGIPLEGLIDVASEIARLEKTLQKLGKELGGLRGRLNNPKFAASAPDEVVAEAKKNLRLREGEEAEIKAAMARLQELG from the coding sequence ATGCCGATGGAAAAGACATTTGACGCAAAAACAGCTGAACCGCGCATCTACAAGATGTGGGAAGAGGCCGGAGCATTCCGCGCAGGGGCCAACGCCACGCGCGATGAAACCTTCACCATCATGCTGCCGCCCCCCAACGTCACAGGCCACCTGCATGTGGGGCACGCGTTCAGCCAGACGCTGATGGATATCCTGACCCGCTGGAAACGGATGCAAGGCTATGACACGCTCTGGCAGCCGGGGCTGGATCACGCAGGCATTGCTGTGCAGCTGATGGTCGAAAAACATCTGGCCGAAACCCAGCAACCCAAGCGCACCGACCTGGGCCGTGAGAAATTCCTTGAAAAAGTCTGGGAATGGAAAGCCGACAACGGCGGGATGATCGAGCAGCAAGGGCGGCGTCTGGGCAATTCGCTGGACTGGGAACGGTCCGCCTTCACCATGTCCGGGGCGGAAAGCGCGCCCGCGGGTGAAAAGCCCGGCAACTTCCATGACGCCGTGCTCAAAGTCTTTGTCGACATGTACAACAAAGGCCTGATCTATCGCGGCAAACGCCTCGTGAACTGGGACCCGCATTTTGAAACCGCCATCTCCGACCTCGAAGTCGAAAATATCGAGGTCGACGGCCACATGTGGCACTTCAAATACCCGCTGGCCGGTGGGGAAACCTACGAATACGTCGAGAAAGACGAAGACGGCAACGTGACCCTGCGCGAAACGCGTGACTATATCGCCATCGCCACAACCCGGCCAGAGACCATGCTGGGCGACGGGGCCGTGGCCGTGAACCCCAAGGACGAACGCTATGCGCCCATCGTCGGTAAGCTCTGCGAAATCCCCGTGGGGCCAAAAGAACAGCGCCGCCTGATCCCCATCATCACCGACACCTACCCCGATATGGATTTCGGGTCCGGTGCGGTGAAAATCACCGGCGCGCATGATTTCAACGACTACGAAGTCGCCAAGCGCGGCAACATCCCGATGTATGCGCTGATGGACACCAAGGGGCACATGCGGGCCGACGGCAGGTCCTACGCCGAGGAAGCCGCCACCGCCCAGCGCATCGCAAACGGTGAACAGGCTTTCGACGAGAATATGATCGCCGCTATGAACATGGTCCCCGAGGAATACCGGGGGCTGGACCGGTTCGAAGCGCGCAAAAAGGTGATCGCAGACATCACGGCCGAAGGTAACGCGGTGATGATCCCCAACCCCCGTAGGGTGGGTGACAACCCACGCGAAGACCAACCCGACGAACCGGAATTCATCCCCTTCGTCGAAAACAAAAAAATCATGCAGCCCTTCGGCGACCGCTCTAAGGTCGTGATCGAGCCTGCACTGACCGACCAATGGTTCGTAGACGCCGGAAAGGTCGTCGGCCCCGCGCTGGACGCGGTCAAGGAAGGCCGGACAAAGATCATGCCGGAAAGCGGCGAAAAAGTGTACTATCACTGGCTGGAGAACATCGAGCCATGGTGCATCTCGCGTCAACTCTGGTGGGGTCACCAGATCCCGGTTTGGACAGCGATGGTTCCGCACCGAGATGGTACAGTCGGGACGCACCAGGTCAGCGTTGGTGGAAATATTTCTCGGCAAAGGGCAAAGGATTTTTTGGACGCCAACCGCCCTGATGAAGAGGCTGCGGGCGGCAAGTATACTCCAGGCGGTATTCTCACGATGGAAATTTGCGCCGCTAGCATTGACGAAGCGAAAGAGGCAATCTCCAAGGTTTGGATGGATCGGGCCGGCTATCTTCCTGACGAACTAGTCGAACTAGAAAGCGATCCCGGCGAGTGGCCTCTCATTAACGTCCCCGAGTATGCTCTCAAGCCCGGCTTATTTGCTCCAATGTGGCGCGACCCCGACGTCCTCGACACATGGTTCTCCTCCGGCCTCTGGCCTTTCGGCACGCTCGGCTGGCCCGAACAAACCGATGAGCTGGCCAAATACTTCCCTGGCGACGTGCTTGTCACCGGCCAGGACATCCTGTTCTTCTGGGTCGCCCGGATGATGATGATGTCCGAGGCGGTGATGGACGACATCCCCTTCCACACGGTCTATCTGCACCAGCTGGTCCGGGACGCGCAGGGCAAGAAAATGTCCAAAACCACCGGCAACGTCATCGACCCGCTGGATATGATCGACGCCTACGGGGCCGACGCGCTGCGTTTCTCCAACGCGCAAATGGCGGCCTTGGGCGGCGTGCTGAAAATTTCTGAGGACCGGATCAAAGGCTACCGAAATTTCACAACAAAGCTGTGGAACGCCTTCAGCTTCGCCGACCACTACGCCATCCCCTACCCCGGCGACCCGGCCAAACCGGAAGCCACACAAACACTAAACAAATGGATCATCGGCGAGGTCGGCAAGGTGCGCGAGGTTGTCGATGCAGCCCTCGAAGCCTACCGGTTCAACGACGCCGCCGACGCGCTTTATGCCTTCACATGGGGCAAGGTCTGTGACTGGTATCTGGAATTCTCCAAACCGATCCTGCAAGGCGAAGACGCCGCCGCAAAACTGGAAACCGAACAAACCCTGCGCTGGGTGCTGGACCAATGCCTGATCTTGCTGCACCCGATCATGCCCTTCATCACAGAAGAGCTTTGGGGGCTCGCGGGCAGCCGCGCCAAAATGCTGGTGCACGCCGATTGGCCCACCTATGGGGCCGAGATGGTCGATGCTGATGCTGACCGCGAAATGAACTGGGTGATCGGGCTGATCGACAACGTGCGCTCCGCCCGCGCGCAGGTGCACGTGCCCGCCGGGGCGAAAGTGCCGCTGCTGGTCACCGGGCTGGACGCCAAAGGGCAATCGGCTTGGGACAATAACCATGTGCTGATCCAGCGGCTCGCCCGGATCGAAAGCCTCGAACACGTCGACGCCTTCCCCAAAGGCTGCGTGACGATCCCCATGGACGGCGGCACCTTCGGCATCCCACTGGAAGGGTTGATCGACGTCGCATCCGAGATCGCACGGCTTGAAAAGACACTCCAAAAACTGGGCAAAGAACTGGGCGGCCTGCGCGGACGGCTGAACAACCCCAAATTCGCTGCCTCCGCACCGGATGAGGTCGTGGCGGAAGCCAAGAAAAACCTGCGCTTGCGCGAAGGGGAAGAGGCCGAAATCAAGGCCGCGATGGCACGGCTGCAAGAACTTGGATAG
- a CDS encoding xanthine dehydrogenase family protein molybdopterin-binding subunit — MEKFGKSQSVTRVEDLRFLTGRGRYVDDIAPVGALHAYFLRASVAHGRITALDLDAAKAMPGVHLVVCADDLIAADVKIAMGCTTVKNRDGSRGAAPERPILARDHVRHVGEAVAMIVADDLLVAKDAAELITLEIDDLPVHVDLAIGGHAIHADAPENLAFDWGLGDEAATHDAIATAAHVVRSEVFDNRVIVNAMEPRGCFAETEDGRLHLAFNGQGVWGAKDDLVHHFGLDPADVRVTNPDVGGGFGMKGMRYPEPFCVVFAALALGRPVRWMSERTEAMLSDNAGRDLTTTATLAFDDDYRIVAYHIDTIANMGAYNSQFAQVIQTDLFAKVLMGTYDVQTAYMRTRGIFTNTTPVDAYRGAGRPEAIFILERMMDEAARTLGVDPWQLREKNFIVPAQFPYKTVSGVTYDVGDFARVLSRVGQEADRDGFAARKAASAAQGKLRGQGLCYYIESILGDPAETTSVEFTEDGALIYVGTQSNGQGHETVYAQFLADQTGIPADQIKVVQGDSDRIATGGGTGGSRSVTVQNTATLATVDVIVQAFSAFLAETETVDPAAVSFDDERFRITGSNLTPSMLEVAEMARKAGRDDLLHHSARIKLDNRSFPNGAHVTEIEIDPDTGALTVDRYTVVDDFGNLINPMLAEGQVHGGVVQGLGQAVTEHAAFDENGQLLTASFMDYGMPRADDVPMIGFSTECTPSLYNPMGMKGCGEAGTVGALAAISNAVIDALWDVGVREVDMPFTPHRIWQAIQTAKARDAAA, encoded by the coding sequence ATGGAAAAGTTCGGCAAAAGCCAGTCTGTAACCCGGGTTGAGGACCTGCGCTTTTTGACGGGGCGCGGGCGCTATGTTGATGATATCGCGCCGGTTGGCGCGTTGCATGCCTATTTTCTGCGCGCATCGGTTGCGCATGGCCGGATCACAGCGCTTGATCTGGATGCCGCCAAAGCGATGCCCGGCGTCCATCTGGTTGTTTGCGCCGATGACTTGATCGCCGCTGACGTCAAGATCGCGATGGGTTGCACGACCGTGAAGAACCGCGACGGTAGCCGCGGTGCCGCTCCCGAACGGCCCATCCTCGCCCGCGATCACGTCCGCCATGTCGGCGAGGCGGTGGCGATGATTGTGGCTGATGATCTTTTGGTTGCCAAAGATGCGGCAGAGCTGATCACGCTCGAAATCGACGATTTGCCTGTCCATGTTGATCTGGCCATTGGCGGCCATGCAATACATGCCGATGCCCCTGAAAACCTGGCCTTTGATTGGGGCCTTGGCGACGAGGCAGCCACCCATGATGCCATTGCCACCGCCGCCCATGTCGTCAGATCCGAAGTGTTTGATAACCGCGTGATCGTTAACGCGATGGAGCCGCGTGGCTGTTTTGCCGAAACGGAGGACGGCCGTCTGCATCTGGCCTTCAACGGTCAGGGCGTTTGGGGTGCAAAAGATGATCTGGTGCATCATTTTGGGTTGGACCCTGCAGATGTGCGCGTGACCAATCCGGATGTCGGGGGCGGTTTTGGCATGAAGGGAATGCGCTATCCCGAACCGTTTTGCGTGGTCTTTGCTGCCCTGGCACTGGGCCGTCCGGTGCGTTGGATGTCAGAACGCACCGAGGCGATGCTGAGCGATAATGCAGGTCGTGATCTGACAACGACTGCGACGCTTGCCTTTGACGATGACTATCGCATTGTCGCCTATCATATTGATACGATTGCCAATATGGGCGCGTATAATTCGCAATTTGCGCAGGTCATTCAGACAGATCTATTCGCCAAAGTCCTAATGGGCACCTATGATGTGCAGACCGCGTATATGCGCACGCGCGGCATCTTTACCAATACCACACCAGTTGATGCTTATCGTGGGGCTGGGCGGCCAGAGGCGATTTTCATTCTTGAACGTATGATGGACGAGGCCGCGCGCACATTGGGTGTTGATCCCTGGCAGCTGCGGGAGAAGAATTTTATCGTGCCGGCTCAGTTTCCATATAAAACGGTCTCTGGTGTGACCTATGATGTGGGCGATTTCGCGCGCGTTCTGTCCCGGGTGGGTCAAGAAGCGGATCGCGATGGTTTTGCGGCCCGCAAGGCGGCATCGGCAGCGCAGGGAAAGCTGCGCGGGCAGGGGCTGTGTTATTACATTGAAAGTATCCTGGGCGATCCAGCTGAGACCACAAGCGTCGAATTCACCGAAGATGGCGCGCTGATTTACGTTGGCACGCAATCAAACGGGCAGGGGCATGAGACGGTCTATGCCCAGTTCCTGGCAGATCAAACGGGTATCCCCGCCGATCAGATCAAGGTGGTTCAAGGGGACAGCGACCGCATCGCAACGGGTGGCGGGACTGGCGGATCACGCTCGGTCACGGTGCAAAACACCGCGACATTGGCGACGGTGGATGTGATCGTGCAGGCGTTCAGCGCTTTCCTGGCCGAAACCGAAACGGTTGATCCGGCGGCTGTCAGCTTTGACGATGAACGGTTCCGCATCACCGGGTCAAACCTGACGCCATCCATGTTGGAGGTCGCTGAAATGGCCCGGAAGGCCGGGCGCGATGATCTTTTGCACCATTCGGCGCGGATCAAACTGGACAATCGCAGCTTTCCAAACGGGGCTCATGTTACAGAAATTGAGATCGATCCCGACACCGGTGCGCTGACCGTTGATCGCTATACGGTCGTTGATGATTTCGGCAATCTTATCAATCCGATGCTCGCCGAAGGGCAGGTGCATGGCGGGGTTGTGCAGGGGCTTGGCCAGGCGGTGACAGAGCATGCTGCCTTTGATGAAAACGGCCAATTGCTCACCGCAAGTTTTATGGACTACGGGATGCCGCGTGCCGATGATGTTCCCATGATTGGGTTCTCAACAGAATGCACGCCGTCGCTTTATAATCCCATGGGGATGAAGGGTTGCGGTGAGGCGGGCACGGTCGGCGCGCTGGCTGCAATAAGTAACGCGGTCATTGACGCATTGTGGGATGTCGGCGTGCGTGAGGTTGATATGCCTTTCACGCCGCACCGGATTTGGCAGGCCATTCAGACTGCGAAGGCACGCGATGCCGCTGCGTGA